A genomic stretch from Flavobacterium humidisoli includes:
- the gltX gene encoding glutamate--tRNA ligase — protein sequence MSKQVRVRFAPSPTGPLHIGGVRTALFNYLFAKKHNGVFYLRIEDTDQTRFVPGAEAYIMEALEWLGIAPEETVGKNEKFGPYRQSERKDLYQQYADQLINSGWAYYAFDTPEALDSHRKQHEAEGKTFIYNHHNREKLDTSLVISAEETAKRIANGEHYVIRFKTPVDETLHLKDIIRGDVKFETNLLDDKVLFKSDGMPTYHLANIVDDHLMETSHVIRGEEWLPSMPLHVLLYKAFGWEAPEFAHLPLILKPIGNGKLSKRDGDKMGFPVFPLEWKTEEGVSSGYREKGFFPEAVVNFLALLGWNDGTDKELFSLEELAQSFDLNRVHKAGAKFDPEKNKWFNHQYLVKQNDENLAKAFTPILEEKGIDISKYDITRIVSLIKERAHFVSEFWDLTDFFFQAPTSYDEKASKNWKEETPALMQELISTLEYIDGFDSANIESVVKDWLTKNEIGMGKVMQPFRLSLVGALKGPHLFDIVEIIGKEETISRIQKAIATL from the coding sequence ATGTCAAAGCAAGTTCGCGTGCGTTTTGCACCAAGTCCGACTGGACCATTACATATTGGCGGAGTTCGTACTGCCCTATTTAATTATTTATTTGCAAAAAAACATAACGGTGTTTTTTATCTTCGAATTGAAGATACAGATCAGACCCGTTTTGTTCCAGGTGCAGAAGCTTACATTATGGAAGCACTTGAATGGTTAGGAATTGCTCCTGAAGAAACTGTAGGGAAAAATGAAAAATTTGGTCCATACAGACAAAGCGAACGTAAAGATTTGTACCAGCAATATGCAGATCAGCTGATCAATTCTGGCTGGGCTTATTATGCTTTTGATACTCCTGAAGCTTTAGATTCGCATAGAAAACAACACGAAGCTGAAGGAAAAACATTTATTTACAATCATCATAATCGTGAAAAATTAGATACTTCTTTAGTAATTTCTGCAGAAGAAACTGCTAAAAGAATTGCAAATGGCGAACATTATGTAATCCGTTTTAAAACTCCGGTTGATGAAACTTTACATTTGAAAGATATTATTCGTGGAGATGTTAAGTTTGAAACTAATCTTTTGGATGATAAAGTTTTATTCAAAAGTGACGGAATGCCAACTTATCATTTAGCGAATATTGTAGATGATCATTTGATGGAAACTTCACATGTTATTCGTGGCGAAGAATGGCTGCCATCTATGCCACTTCACGTTTTGTTATACAAAGCATTTGGTTGGGAAGCTCCAGAATTTGCTCATTTACCTTTGATTTTAAAACCAATTGGAAATGGAAAATTGTCTAAAAGAGATGGTGATAAAATGGGATTCCCTGTATTTCCTTTAGAATGGAAAACTGAAGAAGGAGTTTCATCTGGTTACAGAGAAAAAGGATTTTTCCCAGAAGCAGTTGTTAACTTCCTAGCTTTATTAGGATGGAATGATGGAACTGATAAAGAATTATTTTCTCTTGAAGAATTAGCTCAATCTTTTGACTTGAACAGAGTGCATAAAGCAGGAGCTAAATTTGATCCTGAAAAAAACAAATGGTTCAATCACCAATATTTAGTCAAACAAAATGATGAGAATTTAGCTAAAGCCTTCACTCCTATTTTAGAAGAAAAAGGAATTGACATTTCTAAATATGACATCACAAGAATTGTTTCATTAATAAAAGAAAGAGCGCATTTTGTTTCTGAATTTTGGGATCTAACAGATTTCTTTTTCCAAGCTCCAACATCTTACGATGAAAAAGCAAGCAAAAACTGGAAAGAAGAAACTCCAGCTTTAATGCAAGAATTGATTTCTACTCTAGAATATATTGATGGTTTTGATTCGGCAAATATTGAAAGTGTTGTAAAAGATTGGTTAACCAAAAATGAAATCGGAATGGGTAAAGTTATGCAACCTTTCCGTTTAAGTTTGGTTGGGGCACTTAAAGGTCCTCACCTATTTGACATTGTTGAAATCATTGGAAAAGAAGAAACTATTTCGAGAATTCAGAAAGCAATAGCAACTTTATAA
- a CDS encoding SPFH domain-containing protein, giving the protein MGTGLIIFLVLAFFIFMSSFFTVKQQSSVIIERFGKFQSVRNSGLQLKIPLVDRLAGRVNLKIQQLDVIIETKTRDNVFIKMKVSVQFKVIQEKVYEAFYKLEYPHDQITSYVFDVVRAEVPKLKLDDVFERKDDIAVAVKRELNEAMSTYGYDIINTLVTDIDPDIQVKNAMNRINAADREKTAAEFEAESSRIRIVAKAKAEAESKRLQGQGIADQRREIARGLVESVEVLNNVGINSQEASALIVVTQHYDTLQAIGADANSNLILLPNSPQAGSDMLNNMVASFTASNQVGEMMKKHNKKVEKPKPIQPQSGYEDDIQPDIQ; this is encoded by the coding sequence ATGGGTACAGGATTAATTATCTTTTTAGTATTGGCATTCTTCATTTTCATGTCTTCTTTCTTTACAGTAAAACAGCAATCGTCTGTTATTATCGAACGATTTGGAAAATTTCAGAGTGTTAGAAATTCAGGATTACAACTTAAAATTCCGTTGGTTGATAGATTGGCCGGACGTGTAAATCTTAAAATCCAGCAATTAGATGTTATCATCGAAACCAAAACTAGAGACAACGTTTTTATCAAAATGAAAGTTTCAGTTCAATTTAAAGTAATTCAGGAAAAAGTATATGAAGCTTTTTATAAACTAGAATATCCACATGATCAAATTACTTCTTACGTTTTTGACGTAGTTCGTGCTGAAGTTCCAAAACTAAAATTGGATGATGTTTTTGAAAGAAAAGATGATATTGCTGTTGCAGTAAAACGTGAATTGAACGAAGCAATGTCTACTTACGGATATGATATCATCAATACTTTGGTTACCGATATTGATCCAGACATTCAGGTAAAAAATGCAATGAATAGAATCAACGCTGCTGATAGAGAAAAAACTGCAGCAGAATTTGAAGCCGAAAGTTCAAGAATTAGAATTGTTGCAAAAGCAAAAGCCGAAGCAGAAAGTAAACGTTTACAAGGTCAAGGTATTGCAGATCAGCGCCGCGAAATTGCAAGAGGTCTTGTAGAAAGTGTTGAAGTTTTGAATAATGTTGGAATTAATTCTCAAGAAGCTTCTGCCCTAATTGTAGTGACACAGCATTATGATACTTTACAAGCAATTGGAGCTGATGCAAATTCTAATTTAATTTTACTTCCAAATTCTCCACAAGCTGGTAGTGACATGTTAAATAATATGGTTGCATCATTTACGGCATCCAACCAAGTTGGAGAAATGATGAAAAAACACAATAAAAAAGTAGAAAAACCAAAACCAATTCAGCCACAATCTGGTTACGAAGATGACATTCAACCAGATATTCAATAA
- a CDS encoding DUF6327 family protein — protein MERKKYSSYAEIERDLEILKLEKEINYQKLVLSFQKTKESITPQNIVNGFISSYTGYVKKSFPEILQSILPFVINWFINKKRGH, from the coding sequence ATGGAAAGAAAAAAATACTCTTCGTATGCTGAGATAGAAAGAGATCTAGAAATTCTAAAACTAGAAAAAGAAATTAATTATCAAAAATTGGTTTTAAGTTTTCAGAAAACTAAGGAAAGCATAACACCGCAAAATATTGTAAATGGTTTTATTTCATCTTACACAGGTTATGTCAAAAAATCATTTCCAGAAATTTTACAATCTATTTTACCATTTGTAATCAATTGGTTTATAAATAAAAAAAGAGGCCATTAA
- a CDS encoding competence protein, translating into MAFEELKENTEKVQDQAKEFIDSHLAYYKLWGFKVAMKSTTLIFKFTLILLCFSMVMIFGSFAAAYAFGSLFESNALGFLAVGVIYLLFTILLFFIKDKFVEGPILEKFSEIFFND; encoded by the coding sequence ATGGCTTTTGAAGAATTAAAAGAAAACACTGAAAAAGTTCAAGATCAGGCTAAAGAATTTATAGATAGTCATTTAGCTTATTACAAACTTTGGGGTTTTAAGGTTGCAATGAAATCAACAACTTTGATCTTTAAGTTTACCTTGATTTTATTGTGTTTTAGTATGGTGATGATTTTTGGATCTTTTGCCGCAGCATATGCTTTTGGTTCTTTGTTTGAAAGTAATGCTCTCGGATTTTTGGCAGTAGGAGTGATCTATCTTTTATTTACCATTTTACTTTTCTTTATAAAAGATAAGTTTGTTGAAGGACCAATTTTGGAAAAATTTTCAGAAATCTTTTTTAATGATTAA
- a CDS encoding YtxH domain-containing protein has translation MSKNLNTAAAILAAAAAGAAIGILFAPDKGSKTRAKIKEGIDDAKHNLKDSFDASSEVLREKFTSATHNLDGTLNDLLSNVSHKTEEVITFLETKLADLKAQNAKLQK, from the coding sequence ATGTCTAAGAATTTAAATACAGCGGCAGCAATTTTGGCTGCAGCAGCTGCAGGAGCGGCAATTGGAATTTTATTTGCTCCTGATAAGGGATCAAAAACTAGAGCAAAAATTAAAGAAGGTATAGATGATGCCAAACATAATCTGAAAGATTCTTTTGACGCCAGCTCTGAAGTTCTTCGTGAAAAATTTACGAGTGCTACTCATAATCTTGACGGAACTTTGAATGATTTACTTTCTAATGTCAGCCATAAAACAGAAGAAGTAATTACTTTTTTAGAAACTAAATTGGCTGATTTAAAAGCACAAAATGCTAAACTTCAGAAATAA